DNA sequence from the Terriglobia bacterium genome:
TACGACTGTCTTAACGAGTGACTCGGCGAATTTGTAGTACCGGTGAAGATGCCGGTTTCCCGCATCTAGACGGAAAGACCCCGTGCACCTTTACTATACCTTTACTATGAACTATGGCACTTGCTGCGCAGGATAGGTGGGAGGCTTTGAATCCAGGCTTTTGGGCTTGGAGGAGCCAACGGTGAGATACCACCCTGCGAGTTCTGTGGTTCTAACCTATCCCCGTAATCCGGGGAAGGGACATAGTAAGGCGGGTAGTTTGACTGGGGCGGTCGCCTCCTAAATTGTAACGGAGGCGTACGAAGCTACGCTCAGGCTGTTTGGAAATCAGCCGTCGAGTGCAAAAGCATAAGCGTGGTTGACTGCGAGTCCTACAAGACGAGCAGGTACGAAAGTAGGTTTTAGTGATCCGGTGGTTCTGCATGGAAGGGCCATCGCTCAACGGATAAAAGGTACGCCGGGGATAACAGGCTGATCGGAGCCAAGAGTTCATATCGACGCTCCGGTTTGGCACCTCGATGTCGGTTCATCGCATCCTGGAGCTGTAGAAGGTTCCAAGGGTTAGGCTGTTCGCCTATTAAAGCGGTACGTGAACTGGGTTCAGAACGTCGCGAGACAGTTCGGTCCCTATCTGGTGTGGGCGTAGGAGATTTGAGGGGGCTTGTCCTTAGTACGAGAGGACCGGGATGAACGAACCTCTTGTGTTCCAGCTGTCGTGTCAACGGCATGGCTGGGTAGCGAAGTTCGGTTGTGATAAACGCTGAAGGCATATAAGCGTGAAACACTCCCCAAGATGAGATCTCCCAACCCTTAAGGGTAATGAAGGGCACAGGAAGACCACCTGTTTGATAGGCTCGGAATGTAAGGCCAGTAATGGCTTCAGTTTACGAGTACTAATCGCCCGTTCGGCTTGACCATAAAATTTACTCAGGGCAACATGCGCCGCAAGGCACAATCGCGCTCCTGACAATGGGTCATTGGCACTTAGCCTCACGGCGGTGTTCAAAACTTATGGTCGGCGCCTTAAACGCAAAAAGACGCAGCTTGCTGCGCCTCTAGCGGTGGAAGTCAATCTATTCAGTTGTGAGGCGTCGTCCTCGCGCTCTTTTACAAGCTTGGTCTTCCTAGGAGGACCCCTTGCGCGGAATAACACGAAGTAGAACCTGACCTCGCGCCGCGCATTGACAAATTCAAGAGGTGTAAAAGCAGATCCTTCGCGCAGGGCGCTCAGGATTTCGGCTGGCGGCTCAGACGCCGCCAAAACGCCTCAATCTTGCGGTGATCTTACCGCGGGGGTTCCACCCGTTCCCATCCCGAACACGGAAGTTAAGCCCCGCAGGGCCGATTGTACTGCACGCGAAAGTGTGTGGGAGAGTAGGTCGTCGCCGCATTAAAATAATGGCCCGATTCAGAAATGAGTCGGGCCGTTTCCTTTTGCAGCGCATCTCTTACTGCAGAGGCCGCGGAGTTCGCAGAGGAAAGCCAAACCCTTACCGCTGATGACGCGGATTTGAACGGCTTCACGCAGATAAGGCATAAAGAGAGATGGGGCGGAGAAAGCCTTCGCGATGGCTACCGAAAAGCGGCCGTTGAAGATATGTGGACCGCAGCCGCCCTCGGCTGAGAGAAATCCAGCATCTTGGAGAATCGTGTAACACAGGCACTCTTCCCTGTGCGTCTTTCCGACCTGCCCATCAACGCAACTCTTAGTTAAGTGTTTATTGAGGTACTGCGATTCTTCCCTCCAAAAGAAAAAAGGGCGCACCGCTTTAGCAATGCGCCCATCCTCGGGACTCAGGAGAAAGACTTACTTCTTGAACTTCGCAGGAAACTCCGCGATGATCCCGCTGCTGAGCAGGTCCGCTAGGCCCAGAATATGCGCGTGGATCTTGTCATACTCCTGGATGTCCGCTGCATAATTGCCTTGCAGCCGGTCCGTGGCCTCAGCCAGCGTCAGGTCCAGGTGCATTTTCATGCCGGCCTTCATGTCGGCGGCCGGCCAGTGCTTGGGATTGGCGCCGCTCAGAAACGCCGCGATTTCATCCGCGTTGGCGTACCATTTGGCGGCAGCGGCATCGATCTTCGCTTTGTCGCCCGACTTGGCGGCTTCGATCAGAGCGGCCGCGCCCAGAATATGGTCCTTGAGCAGCGCCGTCAGCTTGGCCCCGGCCGCATCTCCGTAGAACCCTGCTACTGCGTTGCCGATGTCTGTCTGGTTTTGCAGCAACCGCTGCGTGGTGGCGTCTTTGTCCGGCAGGTTTGCTACGGCGCTGATGATGTACAGACGCGTCCAGGTAATGTGGTCTTCCCAGAGCTTGCGCATGGCCTTGCTGAAATCAGCCTGGGACATCTGCTGGGAGTCGGCGGGCGCGGTAGCGGCGAAGGCCGGCGCTGTCCACAGCGCCAGCAGGACTGCGCCAGCTAGGAACGTTGCCAGCGTGCGGCGAAAAGCATCGTATTTCTTGAGTCTCATCTTATGACCTCTCTCCCTCAGGATTGAATTGCAAGCGATGAAGGATTCCGTAAAAGATAGAGTCACAGGGAACATGCAGGTTACAGGGACTTCCGCTTAACCGAAGCCCTCGCACTGTAAGAGAAAACTCAAAGCCTTACCGCTGATGACGCAGATTCAACGGATTGACGCTGGGAAAGCTTGAAGAAGCGTGGGCTTCTAAGAATTGTGGACCGCAGCCGCCCTCGGCTGCGTTGTGCTCCTAACCACATTGCCGACCGTATACTATCTTCTGCATGTCCTCCCGACTTCGCTGCCACTGGGCCACCACGCCCGCCATGATCGCCTACCACGACAAAGAGTGGGGTGTTCCCCAGCACAACGACCATGTCCTCTTCGAATTCCTCATCCTTGAAGGCGCCCAGGCCGGCCTGAGCTGGTCCACCATCCTGGCCAAGCGCGAAGCTTACCGCAAAGCCTTCAGCGCGTTTGATCCCGTAAAAGTCGCGCGCTATACGCCGGCGCGGACCGCAAAGCTGCTCAAAAATCCGGGCATCGTGCGCAACCGGCTCAAGATCAAATCCGCCGTACAGAACGCCAAAGCCTTTCTGCTAGTGCAGAAGGAGTTCGGCAGCTTTGACCGCTACATCTGGCAATTTGTGGGCGGCACGCCGATCAAGAACTCCCGGCGCAGCATGAAAAGCCTTCCCGCCGAAACCGCGGAATCCCGCGCCATGAGCAAAGATCTGAAGAAGCGCGGCTTCAACTTCGTTGGACCGACCGTTTGCTACGCCTTCATGCAAGCCGTGGGGATGGTGAACGACCACCTGGTGAACTGCTGGAAGTACAAGCCAACGAACCGTTGAAGCGGAAACCTCGCACTGCAAAAGAAAAATAAAATCTTACCGCTGATGACGCAGATTCGCGCAGGGATTCACGCTGACAAATCCCGAAGAAACATGAATCATTGAAGAAATATCGGGTTCTCCAGGCGCAGGCTTCAAGATTCCCGGCTGCATTGCATTCGTTCTCCGTAGAACCCGCGCTTCTTCGAGCTTTATCCTCGGAAATCCGCCCAATCAGCGTCATCAGCGGTAAGGTTTCCTTCGATTCGTGTGCACTCCGCGCCCATTCGCGGCTAACATCTTCGTGAGGAAATACCTCTCATGAACCACTTGATCACCGGAGCCGCCAGCGGGATCGGCTTTGAGCTGGCGCGAACACTTCTCGCCCGCGGAGACGCCGTCCTGGCTTGCGACGTCAACACTGCGCCCATGGACCAACTTCGTCCGCACGCCGCCGCCCCGGGCCACTTGCAAATCACGCAACTCGACGTCCGCGATCCCGCGCAGTGGGAGTCGGCCATGCTAACGGCCTCACGCCTGTGGCCGCGGATTGACACCGTCATGAACGTCGCAGGAGTCATGCACGTGGACGCCCTCGCCGACATCCAGAACAGTGACGTGGACCTGCATCTGGACGTCAACACCAAAGGCACCATCTTCGGGACGCAAGCGGCTTTTCGCGTGATGCGCAACCAGGCCCCCGACGACCGCCAGGGCCGCGGCCACATCATCAACATTGCGTCCTTGGCAGGCTTGGCGCCTCTGCCCGGCCTGGCCCTGTATTGCGCGTCCAAGTTTGCGGTGCGCGGCTACTCGCTCGCCGTGGCCGGCGAACTCAAGCAGCTCGGCATCTCGCTGACCGTGATCTGCCCCGACGCGGTGGCCTCGCCCATGACCGCGCCGCTCGCGCACAAACCGGCGGCCGCACTGGTCTTCACCGGAGCGCGCCTCTTGCGCGTGGACGAAGTGGTCCGGGCCATCGTGGAACGCGCGCTGGTCAAGCGTCCCGTGGAAATCGCCCTCCCGCGCCGCCGCGCCCTGCTGGCGAAAGTGGCCGGCGGTTGGCCCGCCGTGGCCAGCCTGCTGACCGGCCGCATGACGCGCTTGGGGAAGCGCAAGCAGGCACGCTTGCCGTAACAAATACAAAATTCCACCACGGAGACACGGAGACACTGAGACACGGAGGAAATCAAAACCTTACCGCTGATGACGCTGATTGCGCTGATAAAGCTTGGAGCAAATGCTAGTGTTCGAAGCGGCGTGAGCATCTGAACAACTGGGGGCACTCCTGCCTGCGCGCCTTTTCTTGACTTTGAGTGCCCACCTACCTTCTTGTCTTATCTGCGAAAATCCGTTCAATCCGCGTCATCAGCGGCAAGGTTCTTGCCTCCTTGCGACTAGCAACCAACATCCCAAAGAAAACAGGCCGGGCTTGAACACCCGGCCTGGCTTGTCACCCACTGTTACGCACTACTTCGACTTGGTCACGCTCGCCGTCACCGCTGCCGGTTGTTCGGAAGGGATCTTCACCGTAGTCAAAATCCGTTCCATTTTGTCGAACAACGCCATGTAGTCCACGGGTTTGGTGTTGTTGGCTGACTCTTCCACGCCCAGCGCGAACTCGTAGCAGGCGCCGGACTTCTCACCCGTCGGCCCGGGGACAAAGTGGTGGAAGTACTTCACGTCAGTCTGTTCGGTGGCGTTCTCCACTCGGGAGTACTGCACGCCGCGCACGCTGGCCATGATGGGCAGCGACGCGTCCGTGGGGTCCACCGGCGGATTGCTCTTCACCGCTTCAGGAGACGGGTTGGCAAACTGCCAGCATTGTTCCTGTGTCAGGCCTTGGTGCACGCTGACCTTGAAGAACGAAGAAGCAGAATCGCCAGTTTGCCCGATGGTCGCCAGGGTCACGCCGCCGGGCTGGGAAAAATTGGTGGGCACCGGATCCGGCAGCGGCGAATTCCCGCTCACCGGCTCGGGCATCAGCTTGAACGTCCGCGGATAGCGGAAGGTCACGCCGTCATCCGGGTTCTTATAGGTCAAGGTTGAAACCCACACCGGCGCCTTTTTCTTCGCCGTCACCGCGGGTGCGTCCGGCAGCGTGGCTGGACTGGGCAGCGGCGCCGCCGGAACGATGGTCGTGTTGGGCGCGCTAACGGTGGTTTGTTTTTCTTTGCTGCTGCATCCGTCCAGCGCGATGGCGAAGGCCACCGCCAGCACCGTGGTGCAGACCAGCGTGAGCGATACGCCCACGCCCAGGGTGTGCCGCATGGCTTGCGACGCGCGGCCAAAGTCGTGTTGGCTTTTGGCTTCATTGGAGTCGAATGATTTCATGTCCTTCATGTTTGTCACCTCTGCTGCCGGTGTGAGCGTCTGTGGCTTGCGGCAGCATCCTGGTGAATGGCACGGACGTAGCCAATCCAGAAGTCATTGATTCTGCATTAGTTATTAGCCAACGATTTCTAGCACGGCGTGGTAGGCGAATCACAGTGTGTCAATTGAGACACGCTCAGCAAGTCGTGCGGCGAACAACGCTGACATCCACGGAAGTCTTGAGTTAAGCTCTGGAGCCATGCCCACCCCTAAACTCGTGATCAAAAAGTTTGAGGCCGTGCTGGAGCGCGTCGGCAACCGCTTGAACTGGACCATCGCCCGCGTGCCGCCGGAAGTGTCGAAAGCATGGGGTGTGCGCGGGCAACTCAGGGTCAAAGGCGAGATCAACGGCTTCGCCTTTCGCACATCGCTGTTCCCCACGCGCGAGCGCGGCCACATGATGATGGTCAACAAACAGGTGCAAAAAGGCAGCGGCGTCCGCGCTGGGATGAAAGCCCGTTTCCGGCTGGAGCCC
Encoded proteins:
- a CDS encoding DNA-3-methyladenine glycosylase I, which codes for MSSRLRCHWATTPAMIAYHDKEWGVPQHNDHVLFEFLILEGAQAGLSWSTILAKREAYRKAFSAFDPVKVARYTPARTAKLLKNPGIVRNRLKIKSAVQNAKAFLLVQKEFGSFDRYIWQFVGGTPIKNSRRSMKSLPAETAESRAMSKDLKKRGFNFVGPTVCYAFMQAVGMVNDHLVNCWKYKPTNR
- a CDS encoding SDR family oxidoreductase gives rise to the protein MNHLITGAASGIGFELARTLLARGDAVLACDVNTAPMDQLRPHAAAPGHLQITQLDVRDPAQWESAMLTASRLWPRIDTVMNVAGVMHVDALADIQNSDVDLHLDVNTKGTIFGTQAAFRVMRNQAPDDRQGRGHIINIASLAGLAPLPGLALYCASKFAVRGYSLAVAGELKQLGISLTVICPDAVASPMTAPLAHKPAAALVFTGARLLRVDEVVRAIVERALVKRPVEIALPRRRALLAKVAGGWPAVASLLTGRMTRLGKRKQARLP